From Dasypus novemcinctus isolate mDasNov1 chromosome 19, mDasNov1.1.hap2, whole genome shotgun sequence, a single genomic window includes:
- the LOC101416110 gene encoding olfactory receptor 4C11-like, producing MYLNISVNEFILLGLTKDVLKEDIVFAIFLLLYLTTVFANLLTVMTIRYSRMLGSPMYFFLFYLSFADACFSTSTAPRLIINAVSEKKVISYNECMIQIFTLHFFGCMEIFVLILMSFDRYVAICKPLRYTTIMSTHVCGALVKLAWVGSFIHSIAQVSLALKLPFCGPNVIDHFFCDMQPLLKLACMDTYVMNLLIVFNSGAICTVGFIILIISYILILHSLSNHTTEGRKKALSTCTSHIIVVILFFVPCIYTYARPLTVYPVDKIVAVFYTIGTPMLNPLIYTLRNAEIKNAMRKLWCTKLG from the coding sequence ATGTACCTGAATATCAGTGTGAATGAATTCATTCTCCTTGGTTTAACAAAGGATGTTCTAAAGGAGGACATAGTGTTTGCAATCTTCCTCTTGCTCTACCTTACAACTGTCTTTGCAAATTTACTTACTGTGATGACTATCAGATACAGTCGGATGCTTGGGAGCcccatgtatttctttcttttctacttaTCCTTTGCTGATGCATGTTTCTCCACAAGCACAGCTCCCAGGTTGATTATAAATGCTGTATCTGAGAAGAAGGTCATTTCCTATAATGAATGCATGATCCAGATCTTTACACTTCACTTTTTTGGATGCATGGAAATTTTTGTTCTCATCCTTATGTCATTTGATCGTTATGTGGCCATTTGTAAGCCACTGCGATACACAACCATCATGAGCACACATGTCTGTGGTGCACTGGTGAAACTTGCCTGGGTGGGGTCTTTTATCCATTCCATAGCACAGGTTAGCTTGGCTTTGAAATTACCCTTCTGTGGCCCTAATGTTATTGATCACTTCTTCTGTGATATGCAACCATTGTTGAAACTTGCCTGCATGGACACCTATGTCATGAATCTACTCATAGTTTTTAATAGTGGGGCCATATGTACAGTCGGTTTCATAATCTTGATAATCtcctatattttaatattacattctcTGAGTAACCATAccacagaaggaagaaagaaagcccTCTCCACTTGCACCTCCCACATAATTGTGGTAATCTTATTCTTTGTTCcttgtatatacacatatgctCGCCCTCTAACTGTATATCCAGTGGACAAGATTGTGGCCGTGTTTTACACTATTGGGACACCCATGCTCAATCCTTTGATTTACACTCTGAGGAATGCAGAAATTAAAAATGCCATGAGAAAGTTATGGTGCACAAAACTGGGTTGA